The stretch of DNA ACCCTGGTTGatccagaaaagaaagagaaagaaaggtCTTCCCAGCTCTTGGGTCATTTTACTGGACTATATGAAACTTATCTGCAGCTGTTTAATCCTTTTGATTTTGTAGGGCGGAGAGAGAATACAAGATCACAATTCGAATTGCTGGAAGAACAGACATGTACCACCTTCACCAGTTTCTGCGTGGAAGACAGAGGGACATGCCTCAAGAGACCATACAAGTACTTGATGTTGTCCTCAGGGAGTCTCCGTCTTGGAAGTATAATAGCTGTACTCGAGTTCTTCTCTTGAATTTTCTTAACCACATCTATCTGGGGCACTGACAAATTCTTGGTAATAACATTTTAATTGCAGTTATGTTACAGTATCCAGATCCTTTTTCTCTACTACTTTTGGTCACAGAGGAGACATTGGCGAGGGGCTTGAGTGTTGGAGAGGTTACTACCAGAGCCTACGCCCAACACAAATGGGGCTTTCACTGAATATAGGTAACATCCTCTAATGGTGTTGTTGTTGACCGCATGTTTTTTTGTTTGATCTGTTTGATGCAGTAATTTACATTTTTTTCCTGTTGCTTTTTTCAGATATATCTGCAACATCATTTTTTAAGCCTGTGACAGTGATCAAATTTGTGGAGGAGTTCCTGAGCATACGTGATACCTCTCGGCCTTTGTCAGACAGAGATCGTGTGAAGGTAAAGATTTCCATGCTGAGAATCTGCAAGACTTCCTGTACAGTACGACAAGCTATTGACTGCCTTTTGTTGACTAATCTTGTTTGACTTTAATGATGTTCAGATAAAGAAAGCACTACGTGGAGTTCGCATTGAAACAAATCATCAACAGGACCAGGTCAGAAGATACAAGATAACTGGGGTTACTCCCATGCCTATGAGCCagctgatgtaagtatctatcTGCAAAGGCTACCTTCCTTTCCCCTTTTCTGTACAGCATTTATGTTTTGGATAATTAATTATAAGATTGTGCATGTTTGCATGTGGGTGTATGTGGGCTAGGTATAAGACATGGTCTGGGAGTAGGAAATATGATGTGGATATAATATTGGCTGAGGTTGAAAACTATGATGTGTGTTCCTTAGTGAAGATTAATGCTGAATTGCTTGTAAAACACTTACTAACTTCTAGCTAATTTGTTCTGTATTGTAACAATTTGAATGCTCTGACATTTGTCAACATTGCTATATCAACTTATCATACATTTTTGTGATTTTAGATTTCCTGTTGATGAGAAGGGAACTAGACAGACTGTTGTGCAGTACTTTTGGGAAAAATATAACTACAGATTGAAGTATAGTTCTTGGCCGTGTCTTCAGGCTGGCAGTGATTCGCGGCCTGTATATTTGCCTATGGAGGTACTGTATCCATTGTCATTCAGTTGTAGTTTAAATTATTTGTGTTATGCTTAATGTTTATTCAAAAAATGTTTCTAGGTTTGCAAGATTGTTGAAGGGCAGAGATATTCTAAGAAGCTAAATGACAGACAAGTGACCAACATACTTAGAGCAACCTGTAAACGTCCTCAGGAGAGGGAGCAGAGCATCCATGATGTACGCATCAATACATTTTTATTTCTTTGCTGTTTATTAGAATAATTATTTTCTCTGTTGGATATCATTTCTTatgacaatttttttttaatttgccaCATAGATGGTTCTGCATAACAATTACGTGGAGGATAAGTTTGCTCAGGAATTTGGCATCAAAGTCTGCAATGACCTTGTTTCTGTTGAAGCCCGCGTGCTGCCTCCACCCTTGGTAAATTTTCTAGATTCTTTTTTTGTTTGCTAAAAGTTTCAAGTGCCGATGGATCACTGCCATTTCATTTTTTAGAGGACTAATCAGTTTGTTTATTGTGTTTCAGTTGAAATATCATGACTCTGGTAGGGAGAAAACTTGTGCGCCAAGTGTTGGACAATGGAACATGATCAATAAGGTGAATGCTATGCTCGTAGCTACAAATGACTCTGCACTGTTTGCTAACCTTTAGGAGTTAGGAGTACCTCTCTTTTTTTAATGTTGGAAAAACTATCAATACCAATTTTTCTAGATCAATCTTAAGATGTAAGAAAGCTGTCTTACTACTGTTTGTTTTGAAACATTTTCCAGAAAATGATCAATGGAGGAACTATTGATAGCTGGACTTGTTTGAACTTTTCATGCATGCGTCCTGAGGAGGTACAGAGGTTCTGTATGGATCTGACTCATATGTGCAATGCCACTGGAATGGTAAGTTGTCCACTTCTTGGATGTGTTATGATGTATTTTATTTTCCATAAGATTTGTATAATTACAGTTGGCTTCTTATCATCTCTGTAGAATGTCAATCCACGTCCATTTGTTGAAGTCAAGTCAGCTGCCCCTAACCATATAGAGAATGCTTTGAGAGATGTACACAGGAGGGCCACACAAATGGTTGCCCAACAGGGAACGGGAAATCAGCTACAGCTTCTAATTGTAATCCTGCCTGAAGTCAGTGGTTCTTATGGTAAGCATACTACTACACAGGTTGTACACGCACCTTTGCTATTTATTGGAATTTTTTGTTGTATATTTGACTCCCTTACTTTTGCAGGAAAAATTAAAAGAGTCTGTGAGACTGAAATTGGAATTGTATCTCAATGTTGCTTGCCAAAGCATGCTAGCAGGCCAAACAAGCAATATCTAGAAAATGTTGCACTCAAAATCAATGTCAAGGTCTCAATATCTACACCCTTTGTGAAATCTTTGTTTCGGTTCTTTCTTGCAGGAATTTAATGATTCTTTTCCTTAAGCAGGTTGGAGGGCGCAACACAGTTCTTGAGCGAGCCTTTGTACGCAATGGCATACCCTATGTGTCAGAAGTCCCAACTATCATCTTTGGTGCTGATGTCACACACCCACCACCAGGAGAGGACTCTGCATCATCCATTGCTGCTGTTAGTTTCTTCTCATAACTGTCAATTTCCCAACATTATTCAGTTGTATGATCTGATCTTACAATGTGATATTCCTGTTGTTACTTGGTTCTAGTAATGAtgttgtatcttttcttgaatttGTGTAGGTGGTGGCATCAATGGACTGGCCAGAAATCACCAAGTACAGAGGTCTGGTTTCTGCTCAACCACACCGACAAGAGATAATAGAAGATCTATTTACTGTCAGTAAAGATCCACAGAAGGGGCACAGTGTTAATGGTGGCATGATCAGGTTTGTTTGTGATTGATCTGAGTTTACTTACTGTTAGTTCTcatattttttttccagggaaCTGACTTGGTCTTGTTTGTAGGGAGCTACTGATTGCTTTCCGCAGGAAAACAAACCGCAGGCCTGAGAGGATAATATTCTATAGGTGTGTGTTCCAGATTCTTGTTTTCGGTTCATCTTTGTATTCTGTTGTGAATAATGTTGAATGATCACTCATATACAGGGATGGTGTAAGTGAAGGTCAATTCAGCCATGTACTACTTCATGAAATGGATGCTATCAGAAAGGTAACATTTTTCCTGCATCATCATGTCTGTAATTTTGATTTTCTTTGCTATATGCCCATGTTGTTGATGGTTTTGTGACTATTGTCCCTTTCCATTTCAAGGCTTGTGCTTCCTTGGAGGAAGGATATCTACCTCCAGTCACGTTCGTGGTTGTCCAGAAAAGGCATCACACGAGGCTTTTCCCTGAGGTTCATGGAAGGCGTGATATGACTGACAAAAGTGGAAACATTCTTCCAGGTTAGTGGTTTTGGTGTCACACTGTTATTGAGTACAATATAGCTGATGCTTCTAAGCAGTTGCTGATATGGGATTTTCTTGTGCTTTGCTTGTGCTCCAGGAACTGTGGTTGACCAAAGGATTTGTCATCCTACTGAGTTTGATTTCTACTTGTGTAGTCATGCTGGTATTCAGGTAACTATGTTGGTACATTGACACTTTTTTTTCCAGAAAATcatctatccagatattgaGTGTCGAAATATTTATTGTCAGGGAACAAGTCGGCCCACCCATTACCATGTCCTTTATGATGAGAATCATTTTACTGCTGACGGCCTACAGTCACTGACCAACAATCTTTGCTACACGTAAGTTCCAACTCTTCCCTCATGACTGCTCTGTCTCACTCTGACTTTTGGTCTACTTAACATCTCTCTGCATTATGCAGCTATGCTCGTTGCACCCGTGCTGTGTCAGTGGGTAAGTTATTATCGTATCTCTTCTGCTTCCGAGTAATTTTCTCAGTTGAAGCTTGATTCATTGATATAAGCTCTTTCTCTGTGGGCATGAAACTTGAGAAATGTCAAGTTCTTTTATGTAATTCTAACTGCAAACTGGAGTAAAATAGAGAACGGGCTCTTTTGTAGCATGTTGTTTGAAAACTGTTGATGTATTGCCATGTAGATTGGTTCACTGAGGGAACACATGTAGTATTCTTAATGTTAATGTCTCTGCAATGTGATATCTGAATTTTGATTGACATAAATAGCCTGGTATATTGTTATCAGCTCTAAACATCACCTTTATCTGCTGGATTCATGATCGTCATTTCTTTGTTATGGTTAATCCTACTGTTGCCTTGTAAGGCTGTAAATATCATATGGACATCTATTTTCTTGAACCATTCATCACTTCTTCATACTCTTATGTTCTAGTTGCGATATAGTTGGTTAACCAGCCATCACTAATGGGATGCTTTTGTTTTCCAGTCCCACCTGCCTACTATGCCCACCTTGCCGCATTCCGTGCTCGCTACTATGTGGAAGGAGAAAGCTCGGACGGTGGCTCAACCCCTGGCAGCAGTGGGCAGACAGTAGCTCGAGAGGGACCTGTGGAGGTGcgtcaacttccgaagatcaagGAC from Panicum virgatum strain AP13 chromosome 9K, P.virgatum_v5, whole genome shotgun sequence encodes:
- the LOC120649433 gene encoding protein argonaute MEL1-like yields the protein MAYRGGGRGGRGGGGDRDRGDQRPPYGGGGGGRGFVWPPPPSTPRPVPVQYQVPMGYRAPMVLPHQAAYGAPAAVYRAPAPAGPPVSFSPAPRAVAVTIRAPPPSASPAPAPAPRQLAQGAAPTRASEPAPAASTPSAAALAKEVEKKLFVSETALAPPAAAAAAAVAAAQGAAASDAEDASDVDLAPVSKKGLAHPARPGVGTVGKSVRIRANHFLVDVADNSLYHYDVAINPESKSRATNREVLNELIKLNGKSTLGGKLPAYDGRKSLYTAGPLPFDSEEFVVTLVDPEKKEKERAEREYKITIRIAGRTDMYHLHQFLRGRQRDMPQETIQVLDVVLRESPSWNYVTVSRSFFSTTFGHRGDIGEGLECWRGYYQSLRPTQMGLSLNIDISATSFFKPVTVIKFVEEFLSIRDTSRPLSDRDRVKIKKALRGVRIETNHQQDQVRRYKITGVTPMPMSQLIFPVDEKGTRQTVVQYFWEKYNYRLKYSSWPCLQAGSDSRPVYLPMEVCKIVEGQRYSKKLNDRQVTNILRATCKRPQEREQSIHDMVLHNNYVEDKFAQEFGIKVCNDLVSVEARVLPPPLLKYHDSGREKTCAPSVGQWNMINKKMINGGTIDSWTCLNFSCMRPEEVQRFCMDLTHMCNATGMNVNPRPFVEVKSAAPNHIENALRDVHRRATQMVAQQGTGNQLQLLIVILPEVSGSYGKIKRVCETEIGIVSQCCLPKHASRPNKQYLENVALKINVKVGGRNTVLERAFVRNGIPYVSEVPTIIFGADVTHPPPGEDSASSIAAVVASMDWPEITKYRGLVSAQPHRQEIIEDLFTVSKDPQKGHSVNGGMIRELLIAFRRKTNRRPERIIFYRDGVSEGQFSHVLLHEMDAIRKACASLEEGYLPPVTFVVVQKRHHTRLFPEVHGRRDMTDKSGNILPGTVVDQRICHPTEFDFYLCSHAGIQGTSRPTHYHVLYDENHFTADGLQSLTNNLCYTYARCTRAVSVVPPAYYAHLAAFRARYYVEGESSDGGSTPGSSGQTVAREGPVEVRQLPKIKDNIKDVMFYC